The Streptomyces cynarae genome contains a region encoding:
- a CDS encoding VOC family protein: MKPQPRFTLSATTLDAPDAHDLARFYQDLLGWPVRKEEPGWVEIAPPDGTAGLSFQTESSYRRPRWPSTPAEQQMMMHLDIEVTDLPTAVEHARALGATVADFQPQDDVRVLYDPAGHPFCLWVRR, encoded by the coding sequence ATGAAGCCGCAACCACGTTTCACACTGTCCGCGACCACCCTCGACGCACCGGACGCCCACGACCTCGCGCGGTTCTACCAGGACCTGCTCGGCTGGCCGGTGCGTAAGGAAGAGCCGGGCTGGGTCGAGATCGCGCCACCCGACGGCACCGCCGGCCTGTCGTTCCAGACAGAGTCGTCCTACCGGCGCCCGCGGTGGCCGTCCACCCCGGCCGAACAGCAGATGATGATGCACCTGGACATCGAGGTGACCGACCTTCCGACAGCCGTCGAGCACGCCCGCGCGCTGGGCGCCACGGTGGCGGACTTCCAGCCCCAGGACGACGTACGCGTCCTGTACGACCCGGCGGGGCACCCCTTCTGCCTCTGGGTACGGAGGTAG
- a CDS encoding PadR family transcriptional regulator, whose protein sequence is MSLRHALLGLLSERPASGYDLLKLFDTSLATVWPATQSQIYTELTKLADAGLITVAAEGPRGRKEYALTEQGMAELRHWLTETAPQRNTRSDILLRVFFLGVLTPGQARAYLTELVEMSAQGEESLRHLAESIDWDDDNLSTYGRIVLEYGLRFNAMRRDWAEWAAGQIT, encoded by the coding sequence ATGAGCCTTCGACACGCCTTGCTGGGGCTTCTGTCCGAGCGGCCCGCCAGCGGCTACGACCTGCTGAAGCTGTTCGACACCTCGCTGGCCACCGTCTGGCCGGCGACGCAGAGCCAGATCTACACCGAGCTGACCAAGCTGGCGGACGCCGGACTGATCACCGTCGCCGCCGAGGGACCGCGAGGCCGCAAGGAGTACGCCCTCACCGAGCAGGGGATGGCCGAGCTGCGGCACTGGCTGACCGAGACCGCACCACAACGGAACACCCGCAGCGACATCCTGCTGCGGGTGTTCTTCCTCGGCGTGCTGACTCCCGGCCAGGCGCGGGCCTATCTCACGGAGCTGGTGGAGATGTCCGCCCAGGGGGAGGAGAGCCTCCGCCACCTGGCCGAATCCATCGACTGGGACGACGACAACCTCTCGACCTACGGCCGGATCGTTCTCGAATACGGGCTGCGGTTCAACGCCATGCGCCGCGACTGGGCCGAGTGGGCGGCCGGACAGATCACCTAG
- a CDS encoding transglycosylase domain-containing protein: MSGHRRRPPQSTFAGSRAAGDRTTGRRAAVRHQAPGPGGQVPGPGMSRRARRATPQRKRWIDYPRGGRTGPRRWLPSVRQLLGLFLFCFGATVAAVGYAYATVTIPDPNPSTLLQNNVYYWSDGTVLATDGSVNRQNVTLTQVPADVQWDFIAAENASFYTDPGIDPQGILRAVVHMAEGGSVQSGSTITQQFVKNTYLDQSQTLSRKVKELLISSKIGATMSKQQILQGYLNTCFFGRQANGIQAAARMYYGLPVEKLDASQGAFLAAAVNEPSLFQYADSDPAARAQAEARWSWVLDRMVTVGKLTPQQRARYSAAGFPAPRKWAPGSGLTGQVGYLAQLARSYIQAHDPNITESSLSRGGYQIHTTFDRKKTAELSRAVAKVRKDRLDPAHRSVDRDVQVGAASVDPATGRILAVYGGPGYDRAHYADNADTSGVPVGSTFKPVVLAAALQYGAVLQPGKSPQPITPASKFDGDDGIQIKDQQGNYVTDDKDPTGLLHQHNDTDQRWGYIDLRKAMEQSVNTPYVQLGEDVGYGNVASTAEALGLRSSSLAAPSAGFYIGTSTPSAIRMAGVYATFAADGMRATPYSVTRVTHNGSPLTGFTAPTPVRALPAAVAGNVTDVLRGVIARGTGTKAQALGRTAAGKTGTTDDYRSAWFIGYTPQLATSVVLFKEDPKHPQLQSLIGVGGLQKVFGGDIPTEIWTQYMRDALAGLPDASFPAPAPLGQGADELGAPSPSPSLAKPPAKRGGSTGKKATTPRNAPTASPVCRHRKCR; this comes from the coding sequence ATGAGTGGACACCGGCGCCGACCGCCGCAGAGCACCTTTGCCGGCAGCCGTGCCGCGGGTGACCGCACCACGGGCCGCCGGGCCGCCGTACGGCACCAGGCACCCGGCCCGGGCGGCCAGGTCCCCGGGCCGGGCATGTCACGGCGCGCCCGGAGAGCGACGCCGCAGCGGAAACGGTGGATCGACTACCCGCGCGGGGGCAGGACGGGTCCGCGCCGCTGGCTGCCGTCGGTGCGCCAGCTGCTGGGGCTGTTCCTGTTCTGCTTCGGCGCCACGGTGGCGGCCGTCGGTTACGCCTACGCCACGGTCACCATCCCCGACCCCAACCCGTCGACGCTGCTTCAGAACAACGTCTACTACTGGTCCGACGGCACCGTCCTGGCGACCGACGGCAGCGTCAACCGGCAGAACGTCACCCTCACTCAAGTCCCCGCGGACGTGCAGTGGGACTTCATCGCCGCGGAGAACGCGTCCTTCTACACCGACCCGGGCATCGACCCGCAGGGCATCCTCCGCGCCGTCGTCCACATGGCCGAGGGCGGGTCCGTGCAGTCCGGATCGACGATCACGCAGCAGTTCGTGAAGAACACCTATCTCGATCAGTCGCAGACGCTCTCCCGCAAGGTCAAGGAACTGCTGATCTCTTCCAAGATCGGCGCGACGATGAGCAAGCAGCAGATCCTCCAGGGGTATCTGAACACCTGCTTCTTCGGCCGTCAGGCCAACGGCATCCAGGCCGCCGCCCGCATGTACTACGGCCTCCCGGTCGAGAAGCTCGACGCGAGCCAGGGAGCGTTCCTCGCGGCGGCGGTCAACGAGCCGAGCCTCTTCCAGTACGCCGACTCCGATCCCGCGGCCAGGGCGCAGGCCGAGGCCCGCTGGTCCTGGGTGCTCGACCGGATGGTGACGGTCGGCAAGCTGACTCCGCAGCAGCGGGCCCGGTACTCGGCCGCAGGTTTCCCGGCGCCCAGGAAGTGGGCTCCCGGTTCGGGCCTCACGGGCCAGGTCGGCTACCTGGCTCAGCTGGCCAGGTCGTACATCCAGGCGCACGACCCGAACATCACCGAAAGCAGCCTGAGCCGGGGCGGTTACCAGATCCACACCACGTTCGACAGGAAGAAGACGGCGGAACTGTCCCGGGCCGTGGCGAAGGTACGCAAGGACCGCCTCGACCCCGCACACCGGTCGGTCGACCGGGACGTGCAGGTCGGAGCCGCCTCGGTGGATCCCGCGACCGGCAGGATCCTCGCCGTCTACGGCGGCCCCGGCTACGACCGGGCCCACTACGCCGACAACGCCGACACCTCCGGCGTCCCGGTGGGCTCGACCTTCAAACCGGTCGTCCTCGCCGCCGCGCTCCAGTACGGAGCCGTCCTGCAACCCGGCAAGTCCCCCCAGCCGATCACCCCGGCCAGCAAGTTCGACGGCGACGACGGCATCCAGATCAAGGACCAGCAGGGCAACTACGTCACCGACGACAAGGACCCCACTGGGCTGCTCCACCAGCACAACGACACCGACCAGCGCTGGGGTTACATCGATCTGCGCAAGGCGATGGAGCAGTCCGTCAACACGCCGTACGTGCAGCTCGGGGAGGACGTCGGCTACGGGAACGTGGCGAGCACGGCGGAAGCCCTCGGGCTGCGCTCGAGTAGCCTCGCCGCCCCCAGCGCCGGCTTCTACATCGGCACCTCGACACCGAGCGCCATCCGGATGGCGGGTGTCTACGCGACCTTCGCCGCCGACGGGATGCGGGCCACGCCGTACTCGGTGACCCGGGTGACCCACAACGGCTCGCCGCTGACCGGCTTCACCGCGCCCACCCCCGTACGGGCCCTGCCGGCGGCGGTCGCCGGCAACGTGACCGACGTGCTCCGGGGCGTCATCGCCCGGGGCACCGGCACCAAGGCCCAGGCGCTCGGCAGGACCGCTGCCGGCAAGACCGGAACCACCGACGACTACCGGTCGGCCTGGTTCATCGGCTACACCCCGCAACTCGCCACCTCCGTCGTCCTGTTCAAGGAGGACCCGAAGCACCCGCAGTTGCAGTCACTGATCGGCGTCGGCGGCCTGCAGAAGGTGTTCGGCGGCGACATCCCCACCGAGATCTGGACCCAGTACATGCGCGACGCACTCGCCGGCCTGCCCGACGCCTCCTTCCCCGCGCCGGCGCCGCTCGGTCAGGGCGCCGACGAGCTCGGCGCTCCCTCCCCCTCACCCTCCCTCGCCAAGCCCCCTGCCAAGCGGGGCGGCAGCACCGGCAAGAAGGCGACCACCCCCCGGAACGCCCCGACGGCCAGCCCCGTCTGCCGCCATCGGAAGTGCCGTTGA
- a CDS encoding helix-turn-helix transcriptional regulator, whose amino-acid sequence MSRPTGRVLTLLELLQSGGTRTVAELADRLGVEGRTVRRYVDQLIDLDVPVESVRGRYGGYRLAPGYRLPPLMLSDDEALAVPLGLVAGRRAGLTTTERTANETASAKIRRVLPKHIARRLDTLLEALAFTDQPGEFDTPDAEVLLTIADAVRHRRPVSIRYTDRDGRRSERTLHAYGIVAHAGRWYVTGKDAQIGEDRTFRLDRIADARTLPGSFEAPVGPGPAQRVLSGFATAEYRHEVTLRIHGTVEQIRAHLPVAVATLEEHEPAAGQDPAAEHWLRVELRAQRLDWLPPLLASLDRPFVIERPAELRGLVTALADRLTSYARQA is encoded by the coding sequence ATGTCTCGACCCACCGGCCGCGTGCTGACACTCCTGGAGCTGCTGCAGTCGGGCGGCACCCGGACGGTGGCCGAACTCGCCGACCGTCTCGGCGTCGAAGGGCGCACCGTGCGGCGGTATGTGGACCAGCTGATCGACCTGGACGTGCCCGTGGAGTCGGTGCGCGGCCGCTACGGCGGGTACCGGCTGGCTCCCGGGTACCGCTTGCCTCCGCTCATGCTCAGCGACGACGAGGCGCTGGCCGTGCCGCTCGGCCTGGTCGCCGGCCGCCGGGCAGGGTTGACGACGACGGAGCGCACGGCGAACGAGACGGCGTCGGCGAAGATCCGGCGGGTGCTGCCCAAGCACATCGCCCGCCGGCTCGACACACTCCTGGAAGCTCTCGCCTTCACGGATCAGCCCGGCGAGTTCGACACCCCGGACGCTGAGGTCCTGCTCACCATCGCCGATGCGGTGCGCCACCGTCGGCCGGTTTCCATCCGCTACACCGACCGTGACGGACGGCGCAGCGAACGCACACTGCACGCGTACGGGATCGTCGCCCATGCGGGCCGGTGGTACGTCACGGGCAAGGACGCCCAGATCGGCGAGGACCGAACCTTCCGGCTCGATCGCATCGCAGACGCACGGACCCTGCCCGGCTCCTTCGAAGCGCCCGTGGGTCCCGGGCCGGCACAGCGCGTGTTGTCAGGATTCGCCACGGCCGAGTACCGGCATGAGGTGACCTTGCGGATCCACGGGACGGTCGAGCAGATCCGCGCGCACCTCCCCGTCGCCGTCGCGACCTTGGAGGAGCACGAACCCGCGGCCGGCCAGGACCCGGCGGCCGAGCACTGGCTGCGCGTCGAGCTACGGGCGCAGCGGCTCGACTGGTTGCCTCCGCTACTCGCCTCACTGGACCGGCCGTTCGTCATCGAGCGCCCCGCTGAACTGCGCGGTCTCGTCACCGCGCTCGCCGATCGCCTCACGTCCTACGCCCGCCAAGCCTGA